The following are encoded in a window of Ferribacterium limneticum genomic DNA:
- a CDS encoding S41 family peptidase, with product MSKTKTISLTVGAFVAGALISLNFPAMADKEVKPGLPIDELRTFAEVYSAIKQGYVEPVEDKKMITNAISGMLSNLDPHSTYLDADAFKDLQVGTQGEFGGLGIEVGMEDGLVKVVSPIEDTPAYRAGVKAGDLIFKLDETPVKGLTLSDAVKKMRGKPKTPIKLSIIRKGETKPIELTLIREVIKVQSVKSKLVEPGYGWVRVTQFQENTVAELAKHVSALYKDGNKLNGLVLDLRNDPGGLLNGAIGVSAAFLPPDVKVVSTDGRTADAKQEFRARAQDYLRGSKEDPLKTMPVEAKKVPMVVLVNGGSASASEIVAGALQDHKRAIIVGTQSFGKGSVQSVLPLPGNTAIKLTTARYYTPEGRSIQAKGITPDIVVEESANGASPGMRIREADLDRHLSNDREKEAAKEAAKSEAKGQAKPAKNGKDKKEDAEDEMPQRLEYATKGDYQFQQALNLLKGLQIMQNKAQ from the coding sequence ATGAGCAAAACTAAAACTATTAGCTTGACTGTTGGCGCCTTCGTCGCCGGCGCACTGATCAGCCTGAACTTCCCGGCCATGGCCGACAAGGAAGTCAAACCCGGCCTGCCTATCGATGAGTTGCGCACCTTTGCCGAGGTGTACAGCGCCATCAAGCAGGGCTACGTCGAGCCGGTCGAAGACAAGAAGATGATCACCAATGCCATTTCCGGCATGCTGTCCAACCTCGACCCGCACTCGACCTACCTCGACGCAGATGCCTTCAAGGATCTGCAGGTCGGCACGCAGGGCGAATTCGGCGGTCTGGGCATCGAAGTCGGCATGGAAGACGGCTTGGTCAAGGTCGTTTCGCCGATCGAAGACACCCCGGCCTATCGCGCAGGCGTCAAGGCCGGCGACCTGATCTTCAAACTTGATGAAACCCCGGTCAAGGGTCTGACCCTGTCGGATGCCGTCAAGAAAATGCGCGGCAAGCCGAAGACGCCGATCAAGCTATCGATCATCCGCAAGGGTGAAACCAAGCCGATCGAGCTGACCCTGATCCGCGAAGTGATCAAGGTGCAGAGCGTCAAGTCCAAGCTGGTCGAACCGGGCTACGGCTGGGTGCGCGTCACCCAGTTCCAGGAAAACACCGTCGCCGAACTGGCCAAGCATGTTTCCGCCCTCTACAAGGATGGCAACAAGCTGAACGGTCTGGTGCTCGACCTGCGCAACGACCCGGGCGGCCTGCTCAACGGCGCCATCGGCGTTTCAGCGGCTTTCCTGCCGCCCGATGTCAAGGTCGTGTCAACCGATGGCCGCACCGCCGATGCCAAGCAGGAATTCAGGGCTCGGGCGCAGGATTACCTGCGCGGCAGCAAGGAAGATCCACTCAAGACCATGCCTGTCGAAGCCAAGAAAGTTCCGATGGTCGTGCTGGTCAACGGTGGCTCGGCTTCGGCCTCGGAAATCGTCGCCGGCGCCCTGCAGGATCACAAGCGCGCCATAATCGTCGGCACCCAGAGTTTCGGCAAAGGCTCGGTGCAATCCGTTCTGCCGCTACCGGGCAACACCGCCATCAAGTTGACCACGGCCCGCTACTACACGCCGGAAGGCCGCTCGATTCAGGCCAAGGGCATCACGCCGGATATCGTCGTTGAGGAAAGTGCAAACGGCGCCAGCCCGGGCATGCGCATACGCGAAGCCGATCTCGACCGTCACCTGAGCAACGACCGCGAAAAGGAAGCGGCCAAGGAAGCAGCGAAATCGGAAGCCAAGGGACAAGCGAAGCCGGCCAAAAACGGCAAGGACAAGAAGGAAGACGCCGAGGACGAAATGCCGCAACGTCTGGAGTACGCCACCAAGGGCGACTACCAGTTCCAGCAGGCACTGAATCTTCTCAAGGGTCTTCAGATCATGCAGAATAAGGCGCAATAG
- a CDS encoding murein hydrolase activator EnvC family protein — MALIAAVFLSAAPAVAKRTAAEKKSTQVVASPDIAEKQADLGELRSRIEGLRKELSSSEESKADAGDRLRESDRQISRLQRELHELNDSRGQLEKKLKNLEQQSQELGVTLGQQQAQLEKLIYKQYLRGTPDSLQLLLNGDDPNQMARDLHYLSAIALTRAELMGEINATLDKKKSLAADAKERSAELAEVEAEQKKRHADLQKQREERQALYAQLASKVSAQRKEIGTLQQNEKRMTQLIDRLSKILAAQAARAAKAAEAARLAEARQAAARQKEKEREKEREKDKRPAHTEEREIARPTPAMEPTRPRTIEAENHYDPAPSNGNFARQRGSLRLPVRGAVSGRFGSARDGGGTWRGLFIKAGAGSEVKAIAGGRVVFSEWMRGFGNLLIVDHGDAYLSIYGNNDALLKQVGQAVKGGETVATVGNSGGNPESGLYFELRHQGQPIDPMKWASLK; from the coding sequence GTGGCACTGATTGCCGCGGTTTTCCTGAGCGCCGCGCCGGCCGTTGCCAAGCGAACTGCGGCCGAAAAAAAATCCACCCAGGTCGTCGCCTCGCCCGATATCGCCGAAAAACAGGCCGATCTGGGCGAATTGCGCAGCCGCATTGAAGGGCTGCGCAAGGAATTATCAAGCAGCGAAGAGAGCAAAGCCGATGCCGGCGACCGCCTGCGCGAATCCGACCGCCAGATTTCGCGGCTACAACGCGAACTTCATGAGTTGAACGATTCCCGCGGTCAACTGGAAAAAAAGCTCAAAAACCTCGAGCAACAATCGCAGGAACTTGGCGTCACGCTTGGCCAGCAACAAGCCCAACTGGAAAAACTGATCTACAAGCAATACCTGCGTGGCACGCCGGACTCGCTGCAATTGCTGCTCAACGGCGACGATCCCAACCAGATGGCGCGCGACCTGCACTATCTGTCAGCCATCGCGCTGACTCGCGCCGAACTGATGGGCGAAATCAACGCCACGCTCGACAAAAAGAAATCGTTGGCGGCCGATGCCAAGGAACGCAGCGCCGAACTGGCCGAGGTCGAAGCCGAGCAGAAAAAGCGCCATGCCGATTTGCAGAAGCAGCGCGAGGAGCGCCAGGCGCTGTACGCCCAGCTGGCCAGCAAAGTCAGCGCCCAGCGCAAGGAAATCGGCACCCTGCAGCAAAACGAAAAACGGATGACCCAGCTGATCGATCGGCTGTCAAAAATCCTCGCCGCCCAGGCGGCACGGGCGGCCAAGGCCGCCGAAGCCGCACGTCTGGCCGAAGCACGGCAGGCGGCGGCAAGACAAAAGGAAAAAGAGAGGGAGAAGGAACGGGAAAAGGACAAGCGCCCGGCGCATACAGAAGAGCGGGAAATCGCCCGCCCGACTCCCGCCATGGAGCCCACCCGCCCAAGAACAATCGAAGCCGAAAACCATTACGATCCCGCCCCGAGCAACGGCAATTTCGCCCGCCAGCGGGGCAGCCTGCGCCTGCCGGTACGCGGCGCCGTCTCCGGCCGTTTCGGTTCGGCCCGCGATGGCGGCGGCACCTGGCGTGGCCTGTTCATCAAGGCCGGCGCCGGCAGCGAGGTCAAGGCCATTGCCGGCGGCCGCGTCGTCTTCTCGGAATGGATGCGCGGCTTCGGCAATCTGCTCATCGTTGACCACGGCGACGCCTACCTGTCGATCTACGGCAACAACGATGCCTTGCTCAAACAGGTCGGCCAGGCCGTGAAGGGAGGAGAAACGGTAGCCACTGTGGGTAACAGCGGGGGCAATCCCGAATCCGGTTTATACTTTGAACTCCGCCACCAAGGGCAACCGATCGACCCGATGAAATGGGCCAGCTTGAAATGA
- a CDS encoding ArsR/SmtB family transcription factor, with product METPTFSLIDKQEHIELAARALKSIAHPLRLKILCVLGEQEACVQDIVEAVGTSQSNISQHLAILREKGVLVTRKDANRVFYRVGDQRTLQLVSMMREVFCGTEA from the coding sequence TTGGAAACGCCAACCTTCAGTTTGATCGACAAGCAGGAGCACATCGAGCTGGCCGCCCGTGCGCTGAAATCCATCGCCCACCCGCTGCGCCTGAAAATCCTTTGCGTGCTTGGCGAGCAGGAGGCGTGTGTGCAGGATATCGTTGAGGCGGTGGGCACCTCGCAGAGCAATATTTCCCAGCATCTGGCCATTCTGCGCGAAAAAGGTGTGCTGGTTACCCGCAAGGACGCCAATCGCGTCTTCTACCGGGTTGGCGATCAGCGCACACTGCAACTGGTCAGCATGATGCGTGAAGTTTTTTGTGGGACGGAGGCTTAA
- a CDS encoding rhodanese-like domain-containing protein — protein MEFINQNILLVSLVAVSGLSLLWPMVMRPSGNSVGPAEATQLINREDAHILDVREAAEYAAGHLPEAKNIPTSVLAGRIGELDKFKDKPIIVCCASGMRSNKACGELKKQGFEKLYNLTGGVDAWVGAGYPIKKGAKSK, from the coding sequence ATGGAATTTATCAACCAGAATATTCTGCTGGTTTCGCTGGTCGCGGTCAGTGGCCTTTCCCTGCTCTGGCCGATGGTGATGCGCCCCTCGGGCAACAGCGTCGGGCCGGCTGAGGCAACTCAGCTGATCAACCGTGAAGATGCGCACATCCTCGATGTCCGTGAAGCTGCAGAGTACGCTGCCGGGCATTTGCCGGAAGCGAAGAATATTCCGACCAGTGTGCTGGCCGGGCGTATTGGCGAACTGGACAAGTTCAAGGACAAGCCGATTATCGTCTGCTGCGCCTCGGGCATGCGCTCGAACAAGGCTTGTGGCGAACTCAAGAAGCAGGGCTTCGAGAAACTTTACAACCTGACTGGTGGCGTTGATGCCTGGGTGGGGGCCGGCTATCCGATCAAAAAGGGCGCCAAGAGCAAATGA
- the grxC gene encoding glutaredoxin 3, with the protein MSAHVLMYTTAVCPYCTRAKQLLKARGVEQIEEVRVDLDPDRRDEMMQKTQRRTVPQIFIGETHVGGCDDLYALDASGQLKPLLEG; encoded by the coding sequence ATGAGCGCCCATGTCCTGATGTATACGACGGCAGTCTGCCCTTATTGCACGCGCGCCAAGCAATTGCTCAAGGCGCGCGGCGTGGAGCAGATCGAGGAAGTTCGCGTCGACCTCGATCCGGACCGCCGCGATGAAATGATGCAGAAAACTCAGCGGCGTACAGTGCCGCAAATCTTCATCGGCGAAACCCACGTGGGTGGCTGTGACGATCTCTATGCCCTCGATGCCTCCGGCCAGTTGAAGCCGTTGCTCGAAGGCTAA
- the secB gene encoding protein-export chaperone SecB: MEQNAQPVFGIEKLYVKDLSVEVPNAPEIFLEREAPQVEIQLNTGGRTVGDSVYEVVLTVTVTAKMGDKTVFLVEVGQAGIFRIQNVPEDQIEPLIAVACPNILFPYAREAVSDSVSRAGFQPIVLQPVNFEGMYMQRLQQQEQSGAPTEVSIQ; encoded by the coding sequence ATGGAACAAAACGCTCAGCCCGTCTTCGGTATTGAAAAACTCTACGTCAAGGATCTGTCGGTTGAAGTGCCGAATGCGCCGGAAATCTTCCTTGAGCGTGAAGCCCCGCAAGTCGAGATCCAGCTCAATACCGGTGGCCGGACCGTTGGCGACAGCGTCTACGAAGTCGTGCTGACCGTGACGGTTACCGCCAAGATGGGCGACAAGACTGTTTTCCTGGTTGAGGTCGGCCAGGCCGGTATCTTCCGCATCCAGAACGTGCCGGAAGACCAGATCGAGCCGCTGATCGCCGTCGCTTGCCCGAACATTCTCTTCCCCTATGCCCGCGAAGCAGTTTCCGACTCGGTCAGCCGCGCCGGCTTCCAGCCCATCGTGCTGCAACCAGTCAACTTTGAAGGCATGTACATGCAGCGCCTGCAGCAGCAGGAGCAGTCCGGCGCGCCGACCGAAGTGTCGATCCAGTAA
- a CDS encoding SH3 domain-containing protein produces MWRRALVALSLISAAGAALAIDYRSVSVPAAILFDAPSLQGKKLYLIKAQTPVEVVVKLEGWFKVRDAEGTLAWLESRNLVDKRTLVVTAPKAEIRQSDKPESAVLAELDKWVAVEFIEPASPGWAKVRHRDGATGYIRSTQVWGL; encoded by the coding sequence ATGTGGCGTCGTGCGCTTGTCGCCCTGTCGCTGATCAGCGCTGCCGGAGCAGCGCTGGCTATCGACTACCGCTCGGTCAGTGTGCCGGCGGCCATCCTGTTCGATGCGCCGTCGCTGCAGGGCAAGAAGCTCTACCTGATCAAGGCGCAGACGCCGGTCGAGGTTGTCGTCAAGCTCGAAGGTTGGTTCAAGGTGCGCGATGCCGAAGGGACGCTGGCCTGGCTGGAGTCGCGCAATCTGGTGGATAAACGGACGCTCGTCGTGACCGCACCAAAAGCCGAAATTCGCCAGTCGGACAAGCCGGAATCGGCTGTCCTGGCCGAGCTGGACAAATGGGTGGCTGTTGAATTCATCGAACCCGCTTCACCGGGCTGGGCCAAGGTGCGTCATCGCGATGGGGCGACCGGCTACATTCGTTCGACGCAGGTCTGGGGCCTATGA
- a CDS encoding NAD(P)H-dependent glycerol-3-phosphate dehydrogenase: MKVTLLGAGAWGTALSIAFAGKHELTLWSREEDVAADLKATRENHRFFPGYKLPDSVAVSTDFEAAVAAAELLIVATPIAGLRPTVERLKAIGCKLPVLWVCKGFEAGSGKLPHQVVTEVLGQQALCGALSGPSFAEEVAAGQPTAVALAGNDPAFAREAARQLHTARLRIYANDDLVGVEVGGAVKNVLAIATGVCDGLGLGLNSRAALMTRGLAEIARLGLALGADRQTFMGLAGMGDLILTCTGDLSRNRRVGLALAQNKSLPQILEELGHVAEGVYTAREVDRLSSQLGVDMPISAAVAAVLDGRLSAAQAVEQLMARDPKEELA; encoded by the coding sequence ATGAAAGTCACGCTGCTTGGCGCTGGTGCTTGGGGCACGGCGCTGTCGATTGCCTTTGCTGGCAAGCATGAGCTGACGCTGTGGTCGCGCGAAGAGGATGTCGCGGCTGACCTGAAGGCGACACGCGAAAACCATCGCTTTTTCCCCGGCTACAAGTTGCCGGACTCGGTCGCCGTGTCGACGGATTTCGAGGCAGCTGTCGCAGCGGCCGAGTTGCTCATCGTGGCAACGCCGATTGCCGGTCTGCGGCCGACCGTCGAACGGCTCAAGGCGATCGGCTGCAAGTTGCCGGTGTTGTGGGTGTGCAAGGGTTTCGAGGCGGGTAGCGGCAAGCTGCCGCACCAGGTGGTAACCGAAGTGCTCGGCCAGCAGGCCTTGTGCGGCGCACTCTCCGGCCCCAGCTTTGCCGAGGAAGTGGCGGCCGGGCAGCCGACCGCCGTAGCGCTGGCCGGCAATGACCCGGCCTTCGCCCGCGAAGCGGCGCGCCAACTCCATACGGCGCGCCTGCGCATCTACGCCAACGATGATCTGGTTGGTGTTGAGGTCGGTGGTGCCGTCAAGAATGTGTTGGCCATCGCGACAGGCGTTTGCGATGGTCTTGGGCTGGGCCTGAATTCCCGGGCGGCGCTCATGACGCGCGGCCTGGCCGAAATTGCCCGGCTCGGTCTGGCCCTCGGTGCCGATCGGCAGACCTTCATGGGCCTGGCCGGCATGGGTGACCTGATCCTGACCTGTACCGGCGATCTGTCGCGCAACCGTCGCGTAGGTCTGGCGCTGGCCCAGAACAAATCCCTGCCGCAGATTCTCGAAGAACTCGGCCATGTCGCCGAAGGCGTATATACCGCCCGCGAAGTGGATCGTTTGTCGAGCCAGCTCGGCGTCGATATGCCGATCAGCGCTGCCGTGGCGGCCGTGCTGGATGGCCGGTTGAGTGCTGCGCAAGCCGTCGAGCAGTTGATGGCGCGCGACCCGAAAGAAGAGTTGGCTTAA
- a CDS encoding tRNA (cytidine(34)-2'-O)-methyltransferase — translation MFAVVLYQPEIPPNTGNIIRLCANTGAELHLVEPLGFDITDKGLRRAGLDYHEYARVVRHADWTACKAALTGRRMFAMTTKGTGSPFDTGLQENDVFVFGRETSGLPPEVLAEFPPQQRLRLPMQAGQRSLNLSNAAAVTVFEAWRQAGFSGSS, via the coding sequence GTGTTTGCCGTCGTTCTCTACCAGCCCGAAATTCCGCCCAACACGGGCAACATCATTCGCCTGTGCGCCAACACCGGAGCCGAGCTGCATCTGGTCGAACCGCTCGGCTTTGACATTACCGACAAGGGTTTGCGGAGGGCCGGGCTGGACTATCACGAATACGCCCGCGTCGTGCGTCACGCCGACTGGACTGCCTGCAAGGCGGCACTCACCGGCCGGCGCATGTTTGCCATGACGACCAAGGGCACCGGCAGTCCGTTCGATACGGGCTTGCAGGAAAACGATGTGTTTGTCTTTGGTCGCGAAACCAGCGGACTGCCGCCGGAAGTGCTTGCCGAATTTCCACCGCAACAGCGACTGCGCCTGCCGATGCAGGCCGGGCAGCGCAGCCTCAACCTGTCCAACGCTGCCGCCGTCACCGTTTTCGAAGCCTGGCGCCAGGCCGGCTTCAGCGGCTCAAGTTAA
- a CDS encoding ComF family protein codes for MDYHGHSGWLSILPQPDGLKRLGRKILDATLPGSCLLCGADSQGSLLCPPCTNDLPVLPEALCPICAVPTTHGERCGACLRETPHFARTIALFCYDFPADRIVHALKYGHQLAVAGWAGQKLAELAGANVFDCIVPLPLHPERLQERGFNQSAEIARAFQFWAKIPVDRGNVLRTRVTPPQATMPHKERHKNVRGAFECRRDFTGQRLLLIDDVMTTGATANECARVLKLHGAAEVTVAVIARALRH; via the coding sequence ATGGATTATCACGGACACTCCGGCTGGCTGTCAATTTTACCCCAGCCCGATGGGCTCAAACGGCTTGGTCGGAAAATCCTCGACGCAACCCTGCCGGGCAGCTGCCTGCTCTGTGGCGCCGACAGCCAGGGGAGCCTGCTCTGCCCGCCATGCACCAACGATCTTCCCGTGTTGCCCGAGGCTCTGTGCCCGATCTGCGCCGTCCCTACGACGCACGGCGAACGTTGCGGCGCCTGCCTGCGCGAGACACCGCATTTCGCACGGACCATCGCCCTCTTTTGCTACGATTTTCCGGCCGACCGCATCGTTCATGCACTCAAGTATGGGCACCAACTGGCGGTGGCCGGCTGGGCCGGACAAAAGCTGGCCGAACTGGCCGGCGCCAACGTATTCGACTGCATCGTCCCCCTGCCCCTGCACCCCGAACGCCTGCAGGAAAGAGGCTTCAACCAGTCCGCCGAGATCGCCAGGGCATTTCAATTTTGGGCAAAAATTCCGGTTGACCGTGGGAATGTGCTGCGCACGCGGGTAACGCCGCCCCAAGCCACGATGCCACACAAGGAACGTCACAAAAACGTCCGTGGCGCCTTCGAATGCCGGCGCGACTTCACCGGCCAGCGCCTGCTGCTCATCGACGATGTGATGACCACCGGCGCCACCGCCAACGAGTGTGCCCGCGTCCTCAAACTGCATGGCGCCGCCGAGGTCACCGTTGCCGTCATCGCCCGTGCGCTACGGCACTGA
- the bioB gene encoding biotin synthase BioB, translating into MQASSVAAVSSVSQSAPARLWSVPEVLALYELPLMDLIWRAQGVHRENFDPNAIQRSTLLSVKTGGCSEDCSYCSQSARYDTDTERERLMPLNEVVAAAQAAKAKGASRFCMGAAWKGPKDNDLDRVLDMVREVKALGMQTCVTLGMLKDGQAEKLKEAGLDYYNHNLDTDKEFYGQVIKTHTQDDRLDTLEQVRDAGINVCSGGIIGMGESRKNRAGLLVQLANLPKAPESVPINNLVPIPGTPLADKDRLDPFEFVRTIAAARIMMPTSWVRLSAGRQEMSDELQALCFLAGANSMFYGDFLLTTGNPDIERDDALFARLGVKAI; encoded by the coding sequence ATGCAAGCTAGCTCCGTCGCCGCCGTTTCGTCTGTTTCCCAGTCTGCTCCCGCCCGTCTCTGGTCGGTTCCTGAAGTACTCGCGCTCTACGAGTTGCCGCTGATGGATTTGATCTGGCGTGCGCAAGGTGTGCACCGCGAAAATTTCGATCCGAATGCCATTCAACGCTCGACGCTGCTTTCGGTCAAGACCGGCGGCTGTTCCGAAGATTGCAGCTATTGCTCGCAGTCGGCCCGTTACGACACCGACACCGAGCGCGAACGCCTGATGCCGCTCAACGAGGTAGTCGCCGCCGCCCAGGCCGCCAAGGCCAAGGGCGCTTCGCGCTTCTGCATGGGCGCCGCCTGGAAGGGACCGAAGGACAACGATCTCGACCGCGTGCTCGACATGGTCCGTGAAGTGAAGGCGCTCGGCATGCAGACCTGCGTGACGCTCGGCATGCTCAAGGACGGTCAGGCGGAAAAGCTCAAGGAAGCTGGCCTCGACTACTACAACCACAATCTTGATACCGACAAGGAGTTCTACGGTCAGGTCATCAAGACGCACACCCAGGACGACCGCCTCGATACGCTAGAACAGGTTCGCGATGCCGGTATCAATGTCTGTTCGGGTGGCATCATCGGCATGGGCGAGTCGCGCAAGAACCGCGCCGGTCTGCTTGTCCAACTGGCCAACCTGCCCAAGGCGCCGGAGTCCGTGCCAATCAATAACCTCGTGCCAATTCCCGGTACCCCGCTGGCCGACAAGGACCGCCTCGACCCGTTCGAGTTCGTGCGCACCATCGCTGCCGCCCGCATCATGATGCCGACCTCGTGGGTTCGCCTGTCGGCTGGTCGTCAGGAAATGAGCGACGAATTGCAGGCCCTGTGCTTCCTGGCTGGCGCCAATTCGATGTTCTATGGCGATTTTCTGCTGACCACCGGCAATCCCGATATCGAACGCGACGACGCACTGTTTGCCCGTCTCGGCGTCAAGGCAATTTGA
- a CDS encoding methyltransferase domain-containing protein, whose protein sequence is MSPPSPHSGFVDRQHVGRRFARVAATYGEGDFFAREVDRRMQERLDFVKVEPKRILDLGCSRGGSFPGLSARYPEAELIGLDVAPAMLSAGRVPRAGWQRWLGIGKNSEPLRLAADAANLPLKSRSTAIVWSNLLLHWLDDPIPALAEAHRVLEVGGLLMFSTLGPDTLKELRSAFADGYAHTQRFADMHDLGDMLVGCGFADPVMDMEVITLTYDDVDAMFAELRAAGSSCSMKARRHGMTGRKSWERAKAAYEAMRKDGRLPATFEVIYGHAWKAEPKKTPDGRAIVRFDLPRKG, encoded by the coding sequence TTGAGCCCACCCAGCCCGCATTCAGGTTTCGTCGACCGGCAACACGTCGGTCGACGCTTTGCCAGAGTCGCCGCGACGTATGGCGAAGGCGATTTTTTCGCCCGCGAAGTCGATCGCCGGATGCAGGAGCGGCTTGATTTCGTCAAGGTCGAACCGAAGCGGATTCTCGACCTCGGTTGCAGTCGTGGCGGGAGCTTTCCCGGCTTGTCCGCCCGCTATCCCGAGGCTGAACTGATCGGTCTGGACGTCGCGCCGGCCATGCTCTCGGCGGGCCGTGTTCCGCGCGCCGGCTGGCAGCGTTGGCTGGGCATTGGCAAGAATTCCGAGCCGCTTCGCCTCGCTGCCGATGCGGCCAATTTACCCCTGAAATCCCGGTCGACCGCAATAGTCTGGTCCAATCTGCTGCTGCACTGGCTGGACGATCCCATCCCGGCACTGGCCGAGGCGCATCGCGTGCTCGAAGTCGGAGGCCTGCTGATGTTCTCGACGCTCGGCCCGGATACGCTCAAGGAACTGCGCTCTGCTTTCGCCGATGGCTACGCTCACACCCAGCGTTTCGCCGACATGCACGATCTTGGTGACATGCTGGTCGGCTGCGGTTTTGCTGATCCTGTCATGGACATGGAAGTCATCACGCTGACCTACGACGATGTGGACGCCATGTTCGCCGAATTGCGTGCCGCCGGCTCGTCGTGCTCCATGAAGGCCCGGCGCCACGGGATGACCGGCCGGAAATCCTGGGAACGCGCCAAGGCGGCCTACGAAGCCATGCGCAAGGACGGCCGGCTGCCGGCGACCTTCGAAGTCATCTACGGCCACGCCTGGAAGGCAGAGCCGAAGAAAACACCGGATGGCCGTGCCATTGTCCGCTTCGACCTGCCGCGCAAGGGCTGA
- a CDS encoding protein-methionine-sulfoxide reductase heme-binding subunit MsrQ — translation MSFNPDNRQLGGIKIALFALCLIPAMRLVWAAYTNDFGANPVEFVQRWTGTWTFNFLLITLCVTPLRAITQMHWLTRLRRMLGLFCFFYATLHFLSFIGFDHDFLIEDIAKDIFKRPFVTVGFAAFLLLIPLAATSSNWAIRQLGGRKWQELHRSIYLISILATVHYFWLVKATALLWPLAYSVAVALLLGWRIRERKRKAIPVPQSAAVKPLKFFKQKPN, via the coding sequence ATGAGCTTCAACCCCGACAACCGCCAACTCGGCGGGATCAAGATTGCCCTCTTCGCCCTCTGCCTGATCCCCGCAATGCGCCTGGTGTGGGCCGCCTATACCAACGACTTCGGCGCCAACCCGGTGGAGTTCGTCCAGCGCTGGACGGGCACCTGGACCTTCAACTTCCTGCTCATCACGCTCTGCGTCACGCCATTGCGGGCGATCACGCAAATGCACTGGCTGACGCGGCTGCGGCGGATGCTCGGACTCTTCTGCTTTTTCTACGCCACGCTGCACTTCCTGAGCTTCATCGGCTTCGATCATGACTTCCTGATCGAGGACATCGCCAAGGACATTTTCAAGCGCCCCTTCGTGACGGTTGGTTTTGCCGCCTTCCTGCTCCTGATTCCACTTGCTGCGACCTCGAGCAACTGGGCCATTCGCCAGCTGGGCGGACGAAAATGGCAGGAATTGCACCGCAGCATCTACCTGATCAGCATTCTCGCCACGGTGCATTATTTCTGGCTGGTCAAGGCCACAGCGCTGCTTTGGCCGCTGGCTTATTCCGTGGCGGTCGCCCTTCTGCTCGGCTGGCGGATTCGTGAACGCAAGCGCAAGGCGATCCCGGTACCGCAGAGTGCTGCTGTCAAGCCATTGAAATTCTTCAAGCAAAAGCCGAATTGA
- the msrP gene encoding protein-methionine-sulfoxide reductase catalytic subunit MsrP gives MLIRRAPEIPNSEITDPQIYSGRRDFVRTLALGLGAASLGLAHGAESREGRGSPFGNLLSSPLSTRDDKLTPYQSMTTYGNFYEFGPDKDSPAKNAHRLRTQPWTVTIDGEVKTPKTFAIEDILKWAPLEERIYRLRCVEGWSAVVPWVGFSFNELLKRVEPTGNAKFVEFWSLADPEQMPYVRIPLLDWPYVEALRLDEARHPLTLLAVGMYGEVMPKQNGAPLRLIVPWKYGFKGAKSIVRIRFVEKQPQTAWMKAGPDEYGFYSNVNPDVPHRRWSQANERRLGEFLKRKTLPFNGYAEQVAGLYAGMDLRKNF, from the coding sequence ATGCTGATTCGCCGCGCCCCGGAAATACCGAACTCCGAAATAACCGATCCCCAGATTTACTCCGGTCGCCGTGACTTCGTTCGAACGCTGGCCCTCGGTCTCGGCGCAGCCAGCCTCGGCCTGGCCCATGGAGCAGAAAGCCGCGAGGGACGGGGCAGCCCATTCGGGAATCTGCTCTCCAGCCCACTGTCGACGCGCGATGACAAACTGACGCCCTACCAGTCGATGACGACTTACGGCAATTTTTACGAATTCGGGCCGGACAAGGACAGCCCGGCAAAAAATGCCCACCGTTTGCGTACGCAGCCGTGGACAGTGACGATCGACGGCGAAGTCAAAACGCCAAAGACTTTCGCCATCGAAGATATTCTGAAGTGGGCACCGCTTGAAGAGCGCATTTACCGGCTGCGCTGCGTCGAAGGCTGGAGCGCCGTCGTACCCTGGGTCGGTTTTTCATTCAACGAACTGCTCAAACGGGTCGAACCGACCGGCAACGCCAAGTTTGTCGAATTCTGGAGCCTGGCCGATCCCGAACAAATGCCCTACGTACGCATTCCACTCCTTGATTGGCCGTATGTCGAAGCACTCAGGCTGGATGAAGCACGACATCCGCTGACGCTTCTCGCGGTCGGCATGTACGGCGAAGTCATGCCGAAGCAGAACGGGGCTCCGCTTCGTCTCATCGTGCCTTGGAAATATGGCTTCAAGGGGGCAAAATCCATCGTCCGCATCCGCTTCGTCGAGAAGCAGCCGCAAACGGCATGGATGAAAGCCGGGCCTGACGAGTATGGCTTCTACTCCAACGTCAATCCGGACGTTCCGCACCGGCGCTGGAGTCAGGCCAACGAACGCCGTCTCGGCGAATTCCTCAAACGCAAGACCCTGCCCTTCAACGGCTACGCCGAGCAGGTCGCCGGTCTGTACGCCGGCATGGATTTACGGAAAAATTTCTGA